In Citrus sinensis cultivar Valencia sweet orange chromosome 2, DVS_A1.0, whole genome shotgun sequence, a single genomic region encodes these proteins:
- the LOC102623014 gene encoding receptor-like protein kinase HSL1, whose product MELLTGMLVLIAFLLSPLPSLSLNQEGLYLERVKLSLSDPDSALSSWGRNPRDDSPCSWRGVECDPRSHSVASIDLSNANIAGPFPSLLCRLENLTFLTLFNNSINSTLPDDISACQNLQHLDLSQNLLTGTLTPALADLPNLKFLDLTGNNFSGDIPESFGRFQKLEVISLVYNLLDGTIPAFLGNISTLKMLNLSYNPFLPGRIPPELGNLTNLEILWLTECNLVGEIPDSLGRLAKLVDLDLALNNLVGAIPSSLTELASVVQIELYNNSLTGDLPTGWSNLTSLRLLDASMNDLTGPIPDDLTRLPLESLNLYENRLEGSLPATIADSPGLYELRLFRNRLNGTLPGDLGKNSPLRWVDLSNNQFTGEIPASLCEKGELEELLMIYNSFTGQLPDGLGHCQSLTRVRLGYNRLTGKVPPLLWGLPHVYLLELTDNFLSGEISKNIAGAANLSLLIISKNNLSGSLPEEIGFLKSLVVLSGSENKFTGSLPESLTNLAELGSLDLHANDLSGELPSSVSSWKKLNELNLADNLFYGNIPEDIGNLSVLNYLDLSNNRLSGRIPVGLQNLKLNQLNVSNNRLSGELPSLFAKEMYRNSFLGNPGLCGDLEGLCDGRGEEKNRGYVWVLRSIFILAGLVFVFGLVWFYLKYRKFKNGRAIDKSKWTLMSFHKLGFSEYEILDGLDEDNVIGSGSSGKVYKVVLSNGEAVAVKKLWRGMSKECESGCDVEKGQVQDQVQDDGFQAEVETLGKIRHKNIVKLWCCCTTRDCKLLVYEYMPNGSLGDLLHSCKGGLLDWPTRYKIIVDAAEGLSYLHHDCVPSIVHRDVKSNNILLDGDFGARVADFGVAKVVDASGKPKSMSVIAGSCGYIAPEYAYTLRVNEKSDIYSFGVVILELVTGRLPVDPEFGEKDLVKWVCSTLDQKGVDHVLDPKLDCCFKEEICKVLNIGLLCTSPLPINRPAMRRVVKLLQEVGAENRSKTGKKDGKLSPYYHEDASDQGSVA is encoded by the exons ATGGAACTTCTTACTGGGATGCTAGTATTAATTGCCTTCCTTTTGTCTCCGCTCCCTTCTCTTTCGCTCAACCAAGAAGGGCTCTACCTCGAGCGCGTCAAACTGAGCCTCTCAGACCCAGATTCAGCACTCTCCTCTTGGGGCAGGAACCCGCGGGATGACAGCCCCTGTTCATGGCGCGGCGTCGAGTGCGACCCACGCTCTCACTCCGTCGCCTCTATCGACCTCTCAAACGCCAACATTGCCGGCCCTTTCCCTTCCCTCCTCTGCCGACTTGAAAACCTCACCTTCCTCACTCTCTTCAACAACTCCATCAACTCCACCCTCCCCGACGACATCTCCGCCTGTCAGAATCTCCAACACCTCGACCTCTCCCAGAACTTACTCACCGGTACACTCACTCCGGCCTTAGCTGACCTCCCCAATCTGAAGTTTCTCGATTTAACGGGAAACAATTTCTCCGGAGATATTCCGGAGAGTTTCGGCCGGTTTCAGAAGCTTGAAGTCATCTCTCTGGTCTACAATCTTCTCGACGGGACAATTCCCGCATTTCTAGGAAACATTAGTACGCTCAAGATGTTGAACTTGTCTTACAACCCGTTTCTGCCAGGTCGGATCCCGCCGGAGCTTGGCAATTTGACGAACCTCGAGATACTCTGGCTCACTGAGTGTAACCTGGTCGGTGAGATTCCTGACTCCCTCGGCAGACTCGCTAAGCTCGTTGATTTGGACCTGGCGCTCAACAACTTAGTTGGTGCTATCCCGAGTTCACTCACTGAGTTGGCCAGTGTCGTCCAGATTGAGCTGTATAACAACTCCCTGACTGGGGACTTGCCGACTGGTTGGTCTAATTTGACGAGCCTGAGACTCCTCGACGCCTCAATGAACGATTTGACTGGGCCGATTCCTGACGACTTGACTCGGTTGCCACTCGAGAGTCTCAATCTTTACGAAAACCGTTTGGAAGGGAGCTTGCCTGCTACCATTGCTGACTCTCCGGGTTTGTACGAACTCAGGCTTTTTAGAAACCGCCTTAACGGCACCTTACCCGGAGATCTTGGTAAAAACTCGCCGTTGAGATGGGTCGACTTGTCGAACAACCAGTTTACCGGCGAAATACCGGCGAGTTTATGCGAAAAGGGGGAGCTGGAGGAGTTGCTGATGATATACAACTCCTTCACGGGTCAACTACCGGATGGCCTTGGTCATTGCCAGAGCTTGACACGTGTACGGTTGGGGTACAATCGGCTAACCGGTAAGGTGCCACCACTTTTATGGGGTCTCCCTCACGTATACTTGCTTGAGCTTACTGACAACTTTTTGTCCGGAGAAATCTCGAAGAATATTGCCGGTGCAGCAAATTTATCGCTTTTGATTATTTCCAAGAATAACTTAAGTGGATCATTGCCGGAAGAGATTGGTTTCTTGAAAAGTCTTGTTGTGCTCTCTGGTAGTGAAAATAAGTTCACTGGGTCACTGCCAGAAAGTTTAACAAATCTTGCTGAGCTGGGAAGTCTTGATCTCCATGCAAATGATTTATCTGGTGAGTTGCCGAGTAGTGTTAGTTCTTGGAAAAAGTTAAACGAGCTTAATTTAGCagataatttgttttatggGAATATTCCTGAGGATATTGGGAATTTGTCTGTGTTGAATTACCTGGACTTGTCCAATAATCGGCTCTCTGGGAGGATCCCTGTTGGGTTACAGAATTTGAAACTAAATCAGCTGAATGTTTCAAATAATAGGCTTAGTGGGGAGTTACCGTCTTTGTTTGCGAAAGAAATGTATAGGAATAGCTTTCTTGGTAATCCTGGCTTGTGTGGAGATTTGGAAGGCTTGTGTGATGGTCGTGGTGAAGAGAAAAACAGAGGTTATGTGTGGGTTCTTAGGTCTATTTTCATACTTGCTGGGCTAGTGtttgtttttggtttggtCTGGTTTTACTTGAAGTACAGGAAATTCAAGAATGGAAGAGCCATTGATAAGTCGAAATGGACATTGATGTCTTTCCATAAACTAGGATTTAGTGAGTATGAGATCTTGGATGGTCTCGATGAAGACAATGTGATTGGAAGTGGATCTTCTGGGAAAGTTTATAAAGTTGTGCTTAGCAATGGAGAGGCTGTTGCTGTGAAGAAGCTATGGAGAGGAATGAGCAAAGAGTGTGAAAGTGGTTGTGATGTTGAGAAAGGTCAGGTCCAAGATCAAGTTCAAGATGATGGGTTTCAAGCTGAGGTTGAGACTTTGGGAAAGATTAGGCACAAGAATATTGTTAAGCTATGGTGTTGCTGTACAACTAGGGATTGCAAGCTTTTGGTTTATGAGTACATGCCAAATGGTAGCCTCGGTGATTTGTTGCATAGTTGTAAAGGAGGCTTGTTAGATTGGCCTACGAGGTACAAGATAATCGTTGATGCAGCTGAGGGACTTTCGTATTTGCACCATGATTGTGTTCCTTCAATTGTGCATCGAGATGttaaatccaacaatataTTGTTGGATGGTGATTTTGGTGCACGAGTGGCCGATTTTGGTGTAGCCAAGGTGGTTGATGCCTCTGGAAAGCCTAAATCAATGTCTGTCATTGCTGGTTCCTGTGGTTACATCGCCCCAG AATATGCCTACACACTTCGTGTGAACGAGAAGAGCGACATATACAGTTTCGGAGTAGTCATTCTTGAGTTAGTAACTGGAAGACTGCCAGTCGATCCGGAGTTTGGGGAGAAGGATTTGGTCAAATGGGTCTGCTCTACTTTGGATCAGAAAGGAGTGGACCATGTTCTTGATCCCAAACTCGATTGCTGTTTTAAGGAAGAAATATGCAAGGTCCTCAACATTGGCCTACTCTGCACTAGCCCTCTCCCCATCAACCGCCCTGCAATGAGAAGGGTGGTGAAGTTGTTGCAAGAAGTGGGCGCGGAGAACCGTTCCAAGACCGGTAAAAAAGACGGGAAGTTGTCACCTTATTACCATGAAGATGCTTCTGATCAGGGAAGTGTAGCTTGA
- the LOC107175440 gene encoding serine/threonine-protein kinase-like protein ACR4, translated as MSHFEHIAYDCLLAILSLFLIILAIVLIVLCKKKPVESEETLPIKLCAFAYPLTEIDAATDGFSHRRIIGQGRLGTVYAALLSTGKLVSVKRIHPRLVLSNAGFGFASVIKTLSLAQHPNIVPILGFSQAPGERIIVSEFINMASLDFYLHENNDGASLLDWNRRLRIATGAARGLEYLHQGVAPNIIHGCIKASNILLNEKFCARVCDYGLSFLAPEEKRGLAGYVDDDYWHERGGGNATRESDVYGFGVVLLEILSGRRCEEGLLVKWALPLIKEMRFSELLDPRLAIPCEIKPLVRLAKVALACVGNSRKNRPSIVQVATILNNLVGDP; from the coding sequence ATGAGCCATTTTGAGCATATTGCATATGATTGTTTATTAGCAATTCTTTCACTATTTCTCATAATTCTTGCTATTGTCCTCATCGTCTTGTGTAAAAAGAAACCGGTAGAATCTGAAGAAACTCTTCCGATCAAGCTTTGTGCCTTCGCGTATCCGTTAACGGAAATTGATGCAGCCACTGATGGCTTCAGCCATCGAAGAATCATCGGTCAAGGTCGCTTAGGAACTGTCTATGCAGCTTTATTATCAACAGGAAAGCTAGTTTCTGTCAAAAGAATTCATCCACGGCTAGTCTTAAGCAACGCTGGATTTGGGTTCGCGTCGGTAATCAAAACACTCTCTTTAGCACAGCACCCTAACATAGTGCCCATTCTAGGGTTTTCACAAGCACCCGGTGAGAGAATTATTGTATCCGAATTTATTAATATGGCTAGTTTGGATTTCTATTTgcatgaaaataatgatgggGCATCTTTATTGGATTGGAACCGGCGTTTGAGGATCGCGACCGGGGCAGCAAGAGGGCTTGAGTATTTGCATCAAGGGGTGGCACCAAATATAATACATGGCTGCATAAAGGCTTCAAATATATTACTTAATGAAAAGTTTTGTGCAAGGGTATGTGATTATGGGCTATCTTTTTTGGCACCGGAAGAGAAAAGAGGACTTGCGGGTTATGTTGATGACGACTATTGGCATGAGAGAGGAGGCGGCAACGCCACCAGGGAAAGTGACGTCTACGGGTTTGGTGTGGTTTTGTTAGAGATACTGAGTGGGAGGAGATGTGAAGAAGGGTTACTTGTAAAATGGGCATTGCCTTTGATTAAAGAAATGAGGTTTAGTGAACTTTTGGACCCAAGACTTGCGATTCCTTGTGAGATTAAACCTCTCGTTAGATTGGCTAAAGTTGCTCTGGCCTGTGTTGGTAATTCTAGGAAAAATAGGCCATCTATTGTTCAAGTGGCAACAATTTTGAACAATTTGGTGGGTGATCCTTGA
- the LOC102607493 gene encoding NAC domain-containing protein 73 — protein sequence MRWCNNKKIDSSEDDEGAAAANAIDQLTTSSATNSTSAVRSTDDEIRTITCPSCGHIIQFQDQAGINDLPGLPAGVKFDPTDNEILEHLEAKVMSDSRKLHPLIDEFIPTLEGHNGICYTHPEKLPGVSKDGQIRHFFHRPSKAYTTGTRKRRKVHTDEDGSETRWHKTGKTRAVFVGGTVKGFKKILVLYTNYGRQRKPEKTNWVMHQYHLGNNEEEKDGELVASKVFYQTQPRQCGSSSINKDHSLEISGHNSIHVPHKSSSSTFIEYYNQPYMTYDHGSMHTRESSPQLIPNLVVQGDGSSFIRLATDTSSKKS from the exons ATGAGATGGtgcaataacaaaaaaattgatagcTCGGAGGACGATGAAGGAGCTGCTGCCGCTAATGCTATTGATCAACTAACTACTAGTAGTGCCACGAATTCTACTTCTGCTGTCAGGAGTACTGATGACGAGATTCGGACAATAACTTGCCCTTCTTGTGGTCATATTATTCAGTTTCAGGATCAg gcGGGAATTAATGATCTGCCGGGACTACCAGCGGGAGTGAAGTTTGATCCAACAGATAATGAAATTCTGGAACATTTGGAGGCCAAAGTGATGTCAGATTCCCGTAAACTCCATCCTCTCATCGATGAATTTATTCCTACACTCGAGGGCCATAACGGAATTTGCTATACCCATCCTGAGAAGCTGCCAG GTGTAAGCAAAGATGGCCAAATCCGCCACTTCTTTCATCGACCTTCAAAGGCATACACCACAGGCAccagaaaaagaagaaaggtaCACACTGATGAAGATGGAAGCGAGACAAGATGGCACAAAACGGGCAAGACTAGGGCAGTTTTTGTTGGTGGCACAGTGAAAGGGTTTAAAAAGATCTTAGTTCTCTACACCAACTATGGCAGGCAACGGAAACCTGAGAAAACAAATTGGGTGATGCATCAATACCATCTAGGcaataatgaagaagaaaaagatggagaatTAGTTGCTTCAAAAgttttttaccaaacacagCCTAGACAATGTGGATCTTCAAGCATTAACAAGGATCACTCACTTGAGATAAGTGGGCATAATAGTATTCACGTACCACATAAGAGTTCTTCATCAACTTTTATTGAGTACTACAATCAACCTTATATGACTTACGATCACGGGAGCATGCATACCAGAGAAAGCTCACCTCAGCTAATTCCCAATCTGGTTGTTCAAGGTGATGGATCTTCGTTTATTCGATTAGCCACGGATACAAGCAGCAAGAAATCTTGA
- the LOC107175461 gene encoding uncharacterized protein LOC107175461 produces MSKAYDRIEWDFLKVVMLRMGFAEGWVDLIMLCVSTVSYKVLRNRAEVGPIIPSRGLRQGDPLSPYLFIICAEGLSSLIRNREKAGFLHGVKVARSAPSISHIFFADDCLLFFKANLNEARIIKSLLAIYSAASGQQVNYKKSAISFSANMDEVSKGQELEIMMNSFWWGTKRNGDRGIHWRRWDSMCKPKSFGGIGFKKIRDFNIAMLGKQCWKLMTTPQSLVARILKARYYPRSILTEARVGFNPSYTWRSIMAAQHAVIQGSRLRIGSGLQVQITKDPWLPDVDNGCITTVLDESLATATVNCLMVPGQ; encoded by the exons ATGTCAAAAGCATATGATCGAATTGAATGGGACTTCCTAAAAGTTGTGATGCTGAGGATGGGGTTTGCTGAGGGTTGGGTGGATCTTATTATGTTGTGTGTTTCTACAGTGAGTTATAAGGTGCTAAGGAATAGGGCGGAAGTAGGGCCGATTATCCCAAGTAGAGGTCTTCGACAAGGTGATCCGTTATctccttatttatttataatatgtgCCGAGGGTCTTAGTTCGTTGATCCGTAATCGGGAAAAGGCTGGATTTCTTCATGGGGTCAAAGTGGCTCGGAGTGCACCTAGCATTTCTCACATATTCTTTGCCGATGATTGTTTACTCTTTTTTAAAGCCAATCTAAATGAAGCCAGAATTATCAAGAGTTTGCTGGCTATCTATAGTGCCGCTTCTGGACAGCAGgtgaattataaaaaatcagCCATATCTTTCAGTGCAAATATGGATGAGGTTTCCAAAGGGCAG GAGCTGGAAATCATGATGAACTCGTTTTGGTGGGGAACTAAGCGAAATGGAGATCGAGGGATTCATTGGCGTCGCTGGGATTCGATGTGTAAACCGAAGTCTTTTGGGGGTATTGGTTTCAAAAAGATACGCGATTTTAATATTGCTATGTTGGGAAAACAGTGTTGGAAGCTCATGACAACTCCGCAATCTCTTGTGGCAAGGATCCTGAAGGCCAGGTATTATCCTAGGTCTATCCTTACTGAGGCAAGGGTGGGATTTAATCCTAGTTATACCTGGCGATCAATAATGGCTGCCCAACATGCCGTAATTCAAGGAAGTCGATTACGAATTGGGAGTGGGCTGCAGGTTCAAATCACCAAGGATCCGTGGCTTCCTGATGTCGACAATGGTTGTATAACAACTGTGCTGGATGAGAGTCTCGCAACAGCTACGGTGAATTGTCTTATGGTTCCGGGTCAATGA
- the LOC102607199 gene encoding uncharacterized protein LOC102607199: MMMKFFGKGKDSSPYNSLQPSTSPSSSRLPLNSTPVTGPARPIRLVYCDEKGKFRMDPEAVAALQLVKEPIGVVSVCGRARQGKSFILNQLLGRSSGFQVASTHRPCTKGLWLWSAPLKRTALDGTEYNLLLLDSEGIDAYDQTGTYSTQIFSLAVLLSSMFIYNQMGGIDEAALDRLSLVTQMTKHIRVRASGGKTTPSELGQFSPIFVWLLRDFYLDLVEDNRKITPRDYLEIALRPVQGSGRDIAAKNEIRDSIRALFPDRECFPLVRPLNNEHELQRLDQISLDRLRPEFRAGLDALTKFVFERTRPKQVGATVLTGPVLIGITESYLDAINNGAVPTISSSWQSVEEAECRRAYDSATETYMSTFDRSKPPEEVALGEAHEAAVQKALAVYNAGAVGVGSARKKYEGLLQKFFRKAFEDHKKNVYMEADIRCSSAIQSMERKLRAACHSSDASIDNVVKVLDGLISEYETSCHGPGKWQKLATFLQQSSEGPILDLVKRLIDQIGSERSSLMLKYRSIEDNMKLLKKQLEDSERYKSEYLKRYDDAINDKKKLADDYTSRINNLQGENISLREKSSSLSKTVDSLKNEISDWKRKYDQALTKQKAMEDQVSSEIEVLKSRSTAAEARLAAAREQALSAQEEVEEWKRKYAVAVREAKAALEKAAIVQERTSKEMQQREDVLREEFSSTLAEKEEEMKEKAAKIEHAEQCLTTLRLELKAAESKMRSYEVEISSQKLETKELSEKLEAVNAKAQSFEREARIMEQDKIYLEQKYKSEFERFEEVQERCKVAEKEAKKATEVADRERAEAAAARKGKSEFENLAMERLAVIERVQRQIESLERQKTDLTNEVNRIRESELEALSKVALLEARVEEREKEIESLLESNNEQRASTVKKLEDLLESERRSRAAANAMAERLSLEVQSAQAKLDEMQQELTKSRLNETALDSKLRAVSHGKRARADDYEAGVGSVQEMDTNDKVLRANKRSRSTTSPLKYTQPEDGGSVFRGDDDNLSQQSNQEDYTKFTVQKLKQELTKHNFGAELLQLRNPNKKEILALYEKCILQKS, from the exons atgatgatgaaatttttcgGAAAAGGAAAAGACTCTTCCCCTTACAACTCGTTACAACCTAGTACTTCACCGTCATCGTCACGGTTGCCGTTAAATTCAACTCCTGTCACGGGTCCGGCGAGGCCGATTCGGCTCGTGTACTGCGATGAGAAAGGAAAGTTCCGGATGGATCCAGAAGCTGTCGCCGCGCTCCAGCTCGTCAAGGAGCCTATTGGCGTCGTTTCGGTATGCGGTCGAGCTCGCCAAGGCAAAAGCTTTATCTTGAATCag CTTCTTGGGAGAAGCAGTGGATTTCAAGTAGCATCAACTCACCGCCCTTGCACAAAAGGCCTATGGTTGTGGAGTGCACCTTTGAAGAGAACTGCTCTTGATGGAACTGAGTACAACCTTTTACTATTGGATAGCGAAGGAATTGATGCTTATGATCAAACA GGAACTTACAGCACTCAGATATTTTCCTTAGCTGTCCTTTTATCCAGCATGTTCATTTACAACCAG ATGGGTGGTATAGACGAAGCTGCACTTGATCGTCTTTCTCTTGTCACTCAAATGACAAAACATATTCGCGTAAGAGCATCTGGAGGAAAGACTACACCTTCTGAGCTTGGGCAGTTCTCCCCGATCTTTGTTTGGCTTCTAAGG GACTTCTATTTGGACTTAGTGGAGGATAATAGGAAAATAACACCCCGTGACTACTTAGAGATTGCTTTAAGGCCAGTGCAAGGCAGTGGAAGGGATATAGCTGCAAAAAATGAG ATCCGTGATTCTATCCGAGCGCTGTTTCCTGATAGAGAATGCTTTCCCCTTGTGAGGCCTTTGAACAATGAGCATGAGCTCCAACGCCTTGATCAGATATCG TTGGACAGACTAAGACCTGAATTTAGAGCTGGCTTAGATGCACTGACAAAGTTTGTTTTTGAACGAACGAGGCCCAAGCAAGTTGGGGCTACAGTACTGACTGGTCCAGTTCTTATTGGCATCACCGAATCTTATCTAGATGCTATCAATAATGGTGCGGTGCCTACAATATCTTCCTCGTGGCAG AGTGTTGAAGAAGCTGAGTGCCGAAGAGCATATGATTCTGCTACTGAGACTTATATGTCTACTTTTGACCGTTCAAAGCCCCCTGAAGAA GTTGCGTTGGGGGAAGCACATGAAGCAGCAGTTCAAAAAGCACTGGCTGTCTATAATGCTGGTGCTGTAGGGGTTGGTTCAGCAAGGAAGAAATACGAGGGCCTTCTCCAGAAATTCTTCAGGAAGGCATTTGAG GATCACAAAAAGAATGTATATATGGAGGCAGATATTCGTTGTTCAAGCGCTATACAGAGCATGGAAAGGAAGCTGAGAGCAGCTTGCCATTCTTCGGATGCGAGTATAGATAATGTTGTGAAA GTTCTTGATGGTCTCATATCTGAGTATGAAACTTCGTGTCATGGCCCAGGGAAATGGCAGAAATTAGCCACGTTCTTACAGCAAAG TTCGGAAGGTCCGATTCTCGACCTTGTCAAGAGGCTTATAGATCAAATTGGATCAGAGAGAAGTTCTCTCATGTTGAAGTACCGTTCAATTGAAGATAATATGAAGTTGCTTAAAAAGCAACTGGAAGATAGTGAGAGGTATAAGTCAGAATATCTGAAGCGTTATGATGATGCTATCAATGACAAGAAGAAGCTAGCTGATGACTATACAAGCCGAATAAATAATCTGCAAGGTGAAAACATTTCATTGAGAGAGAAGTCTTCTAGCTTATCAAAGACAGTGGATTCTCTCAAGAATGAAATCTCAGactggaaaagaaaatatgatcAAGCATTAACGAAGCAGAAAGCTATGGAAGATCAGGTATCTTCAGAAATTGAAGTTCTGAAGTCTAGGAGCACTGCTGCTGAAGCGAGGCTGGCTGCTGCCCGGGAACAAGCTTTGTCTGCTCAAGAAGAGGTGGAAGAGTGGAAAAGGAAGTACGCTGTTGCTGTTAGAGAAGCAAAAGCTGCATTAGAGAAGGCTGCAATTGTTCAGGAACGCACAAGCAAGGAAATGCAACAGAGGGAAGATGTCCTCAGGGAAGAATTTTCTAGTACTTTGGCTGAAAAG GAAGAGGAAATGAAGGAAAAAGCTGCCAAGATTGAGCACGCTGAGCAGTGTTTGACAACTTTAAGATTAGAGTTGAAA GCTGCAGAGTCAAAAATGAGGAGTTATGAAGTGGAAATTTCATCACAGAAGCTTGAAACCAAAGAGCTAAGTGAGAAGTTAGAAGCTGTTAATGCGAAGGCCCAATCCTTTGAAAGAGAAGCAAGGATAATGGAACAGGATAAGATCTATTTGGAGCAAAAGTATAAATCTGAGTTTGAAAGATTTGAGGAAGTCCAGGAAAGATGTAAAGTTGCTGAAAAGGAAGCAAAGAAGGCAACTGAAGTGGCTGATAGGGAACGAGCTGAAGCAGCTGCAGCTCGAAAAGGAAAAAGTGAGTTTGAAAACTTAGCAATGGAAAGATTGGCTGTTATAGAGAGGGTCCAGAGGCAGATAGAAAGTTTGGAGAGACAGAAAACTGACTTGACTAATGAAGTAAATAGAATACGCGAATCAGAGTTGGAAGCTCTCTCAAAAGTGGCACTACTAGAGGCAAGAGTTGAAGAAAGGGAGAAAGAAATAGAGTCACTGTTGGAATCAAATAATGAGCAGCGGGCGAGTACAGTTAAAAAGCTTGAGGATCTTTTGGAGTCTGAACGTCGATCCCGTGCTGCGGCCAATGCCATGGCAGAAAGACTCTCCCTTGAGGTACAATCTGCCCAGGCCAAACTTGATGAAATGCAGCAGGAGTTGACTAAATCTCGTCTGAATGAAACAGCATTGGACAGTAAGCTCAGAGCTGTTTCACATGGTAAACGTGCAAGAGCAGATGACTATGAAGCAGGAGTTGGATCTGTTCAAGAAATGGACACAAATGATAAAGTATTAAGAGCAAACAAGAGGTCAAGGAGCACAACTAGCCCACTGAAGTACACCCAGCCTGAAGATGGTGGTTCAGTGTTTAGGGGTGATGACGATAATCTGAGTCAGCAATCCAATCAGGAAGATTATACAAAATTTACAGTTCAGAAACTTAAGCAAGAACTCACCAAACATAATTTTGGTGCTGAGCTGCTTCAGTTGAGGAATCCTAATAAGAAAGAGATCCTTGCCTTGTATGAGAAATGCATTCTCCAGAAGTCTTGA